AATTTCCAGGTCGGCGCGTCGGGCATCTTCAAGCCCGCCTTCTCCATCAGGTCCTTGCGGTACATGACGAAGGAGCTCTCCCCGTAGAAGGGAGCCGCAAAAAGCTTGCCGTCGACGGAGAGACCGCCGGCGATCGCCGGGATGATGTCCTTCTGGTCGTAGTCGGCGCCGAGCTTGTCGAGCGGCAGAAGCCAGTTCTGCTTCGCCCAGATCGGCACTTCATAGGTGCCGATCGTCATCACGTCATACTGGCCGCCCTTGGTGGCGATGTCGGTGGTGACGCGCTCGCGCAGCACGTTCTCCTCCAGGGTCACCCAGTTCAGCTTGATGTCCGGATTCTTGGCGGTGAAGTCGTCCGTCAGCTTCTGCATGCGGATCATGTCGCCATTGTTGACGGTCGCAATGGTGATGGTTTCGGCATGCGCGGCGAACGCAAACGCGCTCGCCGAACACAGCCCCACGATGAGGGTGCGCAGTTTCATTGGTTTCCTCCCAAGGCCAAAGTGAGCATTTGCTTTAGCTATGGGCAATTATTCATCTTCCGGGATTTATGTCAAGCGCGAATGCGGACGCCGGGCTGCAGCCGCTCCAGCGCATGCGGCAAGTCAGTGCGACACCCGACACATCGAGAGGGCGACTAGAGGGAATTGGCGGAACAGACGCGAAAATCGCTGTCGAATGAACGAAACCGGGTCATTTTGACGCCAAACGACCCGGCGTGAACAAATTCCGAGCCGGCTTGGCGGTGTTCGGGCGCCAAGCCATTGTTATTCTTGTCTGAAATTATTTGCCCGGGAGCGCGGCACGCCGCCTCTCTCCACTTTGGGCCACTTTGGGCGGTCCGGCACGGGCGCAATGTCCGCCCATCGACGTTCCTGCGCCGGCGCTAGCCGCCGGCGGTCAGCAGGCCTTCCGCCGTGCGTTCGTCGGTGATCAGGCCGTTGACCAGCCGTCGCGTCACGGCGGCCAGGATGCCGGGCAGCTTGCGCTCGCCCATGGCCAGCGCCACCACCAGCGACCGCTCGCGCGACGGCAGCGGGGCGGAAGCGACGCGGTCATTGGTGATGCCATCGATCAGCCGGCCATCGCGGTCGAAGGCCCAGCCGACGATCTCGCCGACGGCGCCTGCCCGCTGCAGTGCCTTGAGTTCGGTCTCGGTGATGAACCCGTCTTCCAGCAGCGGCGCCTTTGGCCCGAGGTCGCCAACGCCGACGAAGGTGACGTCGGCCTGCGCCGCAAGCGCCAGCGTCGGCTGGATAAGCGGTTGACTGTGCAACATTTTCCGCTCGTCCGGTGACGAGGCGATGGCCGGCAGCGGCATCGGGAAGGAGCGCGCCTTGATGGTGTCTGCCATGGTGAAGATGACGTTGTAGAAGGCGGCCGAACCGTCCGGCGAGATGTTGCCGGTCAAAGAGACCACCTTGTGTTGCGGGCACTCCATCGGCGGCAGTTGCTCGATCGCCGCCTTCAGCGTGCGGCCGGTGCCAATCGCCATGATGACCGGCTCCGGCTTGCGCAGCCATTTTTCGATTTCCACCGCCGCGGCCTGGGCGACCCCAATGGTCGAGGAGGTGGAATCGGGATCGCTCGGTGTGACCTCGACCAGATCCAGCGCGAAACGCTGCTGCAGCCTGGCGGCGAGATCGAGGCAGTTGGCGATGGGATGATCCACCCTGACCTTGATCAGCCCCTCCGACATCGCCAGCGACACCAGCCGCTGCGCCGTCTGGCGCGAAATGCCGAGCTTGGTCGCGATCTGGTCCTGCGTGTTGCCGGCGACATAATACAGCCAACCGGCGCGCGCGGCGTCGTCAAGCCTGGGATTGCTGGTTTCCGAGCGGGCGCTCATGGCTGGCACTTCATTTCAAATGTATCGGCGCCAGTGTCGCAGGCTTTTCGAAAATGCGCAATCGCTCACCAAACATACAATTGTTCGAGCACGCTTTCGAACGAACCGCCTGCCCACGGTTCGTTTCGAATATGACGGCGCGGCCCGAGACCCTATCGGTTTCCGCGAAACGCCCTTAGGGGCGATCCGCATAATACCCCGCGCAAATACCCTGTGGAAATGCCGCCCGACAAGGCCTGCCATCCTCTTTCGCCAAGGGCTCCTCCAATTTTTGGAGGAAATTCCCGACCTTCACGCGGGCACATCCGCTGATTCCATTAGCGTTTTTGAGATTGGCACGCACCTTGCTTGCTGCAGCGCAGCATGGCCAGTATCGATCTTCTTCCCCTCCCCGGCATTGAGTGCTTCATCGATTTCGACGGCACCATCTCGCTGGAAGACACAACAGACCTTCTGCTTGCGCAATTCGCCGAACCGGCGTGGCGCACGGTCGAGGCCGCCTGGGAGCGCGGTACCATCGGCTCGCGCGAATGCATGTCCAGGCAGGTCGATCTCCTGCGCGTCGAGCCGGTGATGCTCGACCTGTTCGCCAACTGCCTCCAGATCGACCCCGACTTCGTGCCGTTCGTGGAAGCGCTGCAGGAAAGCGGCATCAAGGTCACCATCGTTTCCGACGGGCTCGACCGCGTCATTGCCCACGCCTTGAAGGGCTACGGGCTTGAGCTGCCGGTTCTCGCCAACGGCCTTGCCGCCACCGGCGGCGACCGCTGGCGGCTGGACTGCCTGCACGCCTCCGACAATTGCCGCGCCAACTCCGCGCATTGCAAATGCGCCACCTTCGACCGGGCGCCCGACAGCGCCTTGCGCGTGCTGATCGGCGACGGCCGTTCCGATTTCTGCGCCGCTTCCATCTCCGACATGGTGTTCGCGAAAGGCAAGCTTGCCGACCATTGCCGTGCCAACGGTATCACCCATCGCGCATTCGGCACGTTCGCCGACCTGCCGATGCTCTTCTCCGACTGGCTGGCCAACGTCCAGACCGTCCAGTCGGCCCAACTTCTGTGACCTGACAAGGATCTGTTCATGCCTACCAATGCCGCATTCCGGCTCGCTGCCGGGAACGATTCCGAACCTGCCCTCGACGAGGCCGAGCTGTTGGCCCTCGAGGCCATCTATTGCTCGCATGGCGACACCGTGCACTACACCGACGCTCCGAAGATCTTCGACCGCTGCGAAGGCTCCTACATGTTCGATGCGGCCGGCACGCCGTTTCTCGATCTGCAGATGTGGTATTCGGCTGTCAATTTCGGCTACGCCAACCAGCGCCTCAACAATGCGCTGAAGCGCCAGATCGACCGGCTGCCACAGGTGGCCAGCCAATATCTGCACCGCGAGAAAATCGAGCTGGCCGCGCTGATCGCGCGCGATGCCGAACAGAAATTCGGCCTCAAGGGCCGCGTCCACTTCAATGTCGGCGGCGCGCAGGCGATCGAGGATTCGCTGAAGCTGGTGCGCAATGCCTCGCACGGCAAGAGCCTGATGTTCGCCTTCGAGGGCGGCTACCATGGCCGCACGCTGGGCGCTTCGGCCATCACCTCGTCCTATCGTTATCGCCGCCGCTACGGCCATTTCGGCGAACGCGCGCAGTTCGTGCCGTTCCCCTACCACTTCCGCGCGCCGAAGGGCATGAACAAGGAAGAATACGGCCTGCATTGCGTGCGCCAGTTCGAGCGGCTGTTCGAAAGCGAATATCAGGGCGTCTGGGACCCGAAGGCCGGCGAGGCCGAGTATGCGGCCTTCTATATCGAGCCGCTGCAGGGCACCGGCGGCTACATCGTTCCGCCGCAGAACTTCTTCATCGAACTGAAGAAGGTGCTCGACCGCCACAACATCCTGATGGTCGTCGACGAAATCCAGATGGGTTTCTACCGTACCGGCAAGCTGTGGTCGATCGAGCATTTCGGCGTCAATCCGGACGTCGTCGTCTTCGGCAAGGCGCTGACCAACGGCCTCAACCCCCTGTCGGGCGTCTGGGCGCGCGAAGAGCTGATCAACCCGACCGCCTTCCCGCCGGGCTCGACCCACTCGACCTTCAACGCCAACCCGCTCGGCACCGCTGTCGCGCTGGAAGCCATGAAGATGATGGCCGAGGACGACTACGAGACGACGGTGCCGGAAAAGGGCGCCTATTTCCTGCGCGGTCTGGAGGAGCTGAAGCGTCGCCACAAGATCGTCGGCGAAGTGGATGGCCTTGGGCTGGCGCTGCGCATCGAAATCTGCGAGCCGCATGACAGCTACACGCCGTCGAAGGCGCTGGTCGACCGCATGGTGGACGAGGCGCTGAAGGGTGACCTGACGCATGACGGCCAGCGCTATGGCCTCGTGCTCGACATTGGCGGCTACTACAAGAACGTCATCACGCTGGCGCCGTCGCTGACCATCAGCCACGCCGAAATCGATCTGGCGCTGGCGCTGCTCGACCAGCTGTTCACCCGCGTAACCAAGGGGTGATTGAGTGCGTGTGCGCATCGTCGATCTCGACGGCGCCGTGACGGACCAGGGTTTCCATCGAGCCCCCTCCCGATCGGAACCAGCCGACATCGTGCCAGCCGGGGACCTCGCGCCCCGGCTGCGCATCGTTGCGGCCAGGGACGCGTTGCGCGAGCTCGGCAACCGGATCGGCCCGCGCCCGGCCGACGAGCCGGAACTGATCTTCTACGGGTCGGGCGACTTCCATCATGTCGCCGACCTGTTTCTCGCTCGCGTCGAGAAGCCGGTCACGGTGATCCAGTTCGACAACCATCCCGACTGGGTGACCTTTCCGGCGACCTCCAACTGCGGCGGCTGGGTCAACCGGGCGCTGGAGCGCCGCAATGTTCGCCGTGTCATCACCATCGGACCGACCAGCACCGACCTCGTGCTGCCGCAGATGAAGTCCGCCAATCTCGATGCGATCCGCGACGGCCGGCTGGAAATGTATGCCTGGCGGGTGCCGTCGACCAGGCTTCTGGGCGCGGCGGTCGATTCCCCCGGCTCCACCACTAGCGGCGACGGCTTCGCCAAGCAGCTTGTCTGGCGCAATCTGGCCGACGAGGACTGGGAAGCCTTCGTCGAAGACCTGATCGCCCGGCTCGGACCCGAGGCGATCTGGATCACCTTCGACAAGGACGTGCTGGCCACCGACGAAGCCGTGACCAATTGGGACCAGGGCGCGATGCGGCTCGATCAGGTCCTCTACGCGATCGAGCGCCTGGCCGAAAAGCGGCGCGTTCTCGGCGTCGATGTCTGCGGCGATTATTCGCCGCCGCTCTTCCGCGACCCGTTCCGTTATACGCTGGCCAAGCTCGACCATCCGCGCCAGCCGAAATTCGACGCGGCGATGGCCGCCGTCAACGATGCCGCCAACGCGCGCATCGTGAACAGCCTTGAACAGGTGCTGGCATGCTGAGCACCGAGCTGATCGTCCTCTTCGTGCTGTCGATCGTCTGCGACGTGGCGGGCCAGATCGCCTTCAAGTTCGGCGCCGACACCCTGCCCGAATTCTCCGCCCAGAGCTGGCGGCCCTTTGCCCGCGCGCTGTTCAGCGACCGCTGGGTCGGCCTCGGGCTCATCATCTATGTCGCCGAGTTCATCATCTGGGTGCGCATCCTCGCGCTCGCGCCGCTCGGCATCGCCTTTCCCCTCGCCAGTCTCAACATCCTCGCCATCACGCTCGCCGGGCGGCTGTGGCTGGGTGAAGAGACCGGTCCCTCTCAATGGTTCGGCGCGCTGCTCATCACGGCAGGCGTCATTCTAGTCGCAGGTACGATCTGATGGTTGAAACCACCACAAAACTGAGAACCAAGGACCGCAGCATCTTCCTGCCGCGCGGGGACGTCGGCGTGCTTCTGCTGCACGGGCTGGGCGGCACGCCAATAGAAATGAACAATGTGGCGCGCAACTTCGCCGAGCGCGGCTCGACGGTGCTGTGCCCGACCCTTGCCGGCCATTGCGGCACGGAGGCGGACCTGACCGCGACGAGCTGGAAGGATTGGTATGCCAGCGCCGAGGACGCACTCACGACCCTGGAGCAGCGCTGCCGTGTCGTGCTGGTGGGTGGCCTGTCGATGGGCGCCGTGCTGGCCGCCATGCTCGCCGCGCGCCAGCCGCAGCGCGTGCAGGGGCTGGTGATGTTCGCACCGACACTCTGGTACGATGGCTGGTCGATCCCCTGGTATCGCTTCTTGCTCAAACTGTTCATCAACACGCC
The genomic region above belongs to Mesorhizobium terrae and contains:
- a CDS encoding sugar-binding transcriptional regulator; its protein translation is MSARSETSNPRLDDAARAGWLYYVAGNTQDQIATKLGISRQTAQRLVSLAMSEGLIKVRVDHPIANCLDLAARLQQRFALDLVEVTPSDPDSTSSTIGVAQAAAVEIEKWLRKPEPVIMAIGTGRTLKAAIEQLPPMECPQHKVVSLTGNISPDGSAAFYNVIFTMADTIKARSFPMPLPAIASSPDERKMLHSQPLIQPTLALAAQADVTFVGVGDLGPKAPLLEDGFITETELKALQRAGAVGEIVGWAFDRDGRLIDGITNDRVASAPLPSRERSLVVALAMGERKLPGILAAVTRRLVNGLITDERTAEGLLTAGG
- a CDS encoding HAD-IB family phosphatase, with the protein product MASIDLLPLPGIECFIDFDGTISLEDTTDLLLAQFAEPAWRTVEAAWERGTIGSRECMSRQVDLLRVEPVMLDLFANCLQIDPDFVPFVEALQESGIKVTIVSDGLDRVIAHALKGYGLELPVLANGLAATGGDRWRLDCLHASDNCRANSAHCKCATFDRAPDSALRVLIGDGRSDFCAASISDMVFAKGKLADHCRANGITHRAFGTFADLPMLFSDWLANVQTVQSAQLL
- a CDS encoding aspartate aminotransferase family protein, translated to MPTNAAFRLAAGNDSEPALDEAELLALEAIYCSHGDTVHYTDAPKIFDRCEGSYMFDAAGTPFLDLQMWYSAVNFGYANQRLNNALKRQIDRLPQVASQYLHREKIELAALIARDAEQKFGLKGRVHFNVGGAQAIEDSLKLVRNASHGKSLMFAFEGGYHGRTLGASAITSSYRYRRRYGHFGERAQFVPFPYHFRAPKGMNKEEYGLHCVRQFERLFESEYQGVWDPKAGEAEYAAFYIEPLQGTGGYIVPPQNFFIELKKVLDRHNILMVVDEIQMGFYRTGKLWSIEHFGVNPDVVVFGKALTNGLNPLSGVWAREELINPTAFPPGSTHSTFNANPLGTAVALEAMKMMAEDDYETTVPEKGAYFLRGLEELKRRHKIVGEVDGLGLALRIEICEPHDSYTPSKALVDRMVDEALKGDLTHDGQRYGLVLDIGGYYKNVITLAPSLTISHAEIDLALALLDQLFTRVTKG
- a CDS encoding alpha/beta hydrolase, which codes for MVETTTKLRTKDRSIFLPRGDVGVLLLHGLGGTPIEMNNVARNFAERGSTVLCPTLAGHCGTEADLTATSWKDWYASAEDALTTLEQRCRVVLVGGLSMGAVLAAMLAARQPQRVQGLVMFAPTLWYDGWSIPWYRFLLKLFINTPSGRKYRFVEQEPYGLKDERLRMVLAQSMFSGDSTSAGLAATPALALRELWRLVDALKPELPDLRQPTFVVHAREDDIASLSNMEYFQRHLGGTVESLVLDDSYHLVTLDRQRRLVIAKAAAFVDSVAQLHQRSGSHEHERLQVVA